A genomic window from Rhizobium sp. 007 includes:
- a CDS encoding cob(I)yrinic acid a,c-diamide adenosyltransferase: MVTLNKIYTKTGDDGTTALVCGPRRLKYDLRVEAYGTIDEVNSAIGVARLHMQGMPVLERMLTLIQNDLFDLGADLATPDDGKPPEHEPLRIIDTQVARIESEIDELNADLQPLKSFVLPGGHSAAAYLHLARTIARRAERLMVELARTEGEIVSGAALKYVNRLSDFLFVAARHANDRGNADVLWVPGKNR, encoded by the coding sequence ATGGTAACACTCAACAAGATCTATACGAAGACCGGCGACGACGGCACGACTGCGCTCGTTTGCGGACCGCGCCGTCTCAAATACGACCTGCGCGTGGAAGCCTATGGCACGATCGACGAGGTCAACTCCGCAATCGGCGTCGCAAGACTGCACATGCAGGGCATGCCGGTTCTCGAAAGAATGCTGACGCTGATCCAGAACGACCTTTTCGACCTCGGCGCTGACCTTGCGACACCCGACGACGGCAAGCCGCCGGAGCACGAGCCGTTGCGCATCATCGATACGCAGGTGGCGCGGATCGAGAGCGAGATCGATGAACTGAATGCCGATCTGCAACCCTTGAAATCCTTCGTTCTGCCCGGCGGTCATTCGGCAGCTGCCTATCTTCATTTAGCGCGCACAATCGCGCGCCGCGCAGAAAGGCTGATGGTGGAACTCGCCCGCACGGAGGGCGAAATCGTCAGCGGAGCGGCCCTGAAATATGTTAACCGGCTTTCGGACTTCCTCTTCGTTGCCGCGCGCCACGCCAATGACCGCGGCAACGCGGATGTGCTTTGGGTTCCTGGAAAAAACAGATAG
- a CDS encoding rhomboid family intramembrane serine protease, producing the protein MFIPLHDANTLKHIKVQWVTLGLIGMNIAVWLFTGFFAPEQTAQATSVGLGYIPAVSFDYATLAPGLAIVPEPLTYITHAFVHAGFWHLVSNMIFLWVFGDNVEDAMGHVRYLIFYLVCAAFGALCHGLLVSESQAPLVGASGAISGVVAAYVVLHPRVKIWVLVFFRVPLPLPAFVPLLLWIGQQFFMLLVDPDGNVSWGAHAGGIVAGAVLVFFMRRKGVPLFDREIVTPRAVFSTPAVRRAVVAADDGAPGH; encoded by the coding sequence ATGTTCATACCGCTGCACGACGCCAATACGCTGAAACACATCAAGGTCCAGTGGGTGACGCTGGGCTTGATCGGCATGAATATCGCCGTCTGGCTTTTCACCGGCTTCTTCGCTCCGGAACAGACGGCTCAGGCGACATCAGTCGGCCTGGGCTACATACCGGCGGTCTCCTTTGACTATGCAACACTTGCACCCGGCCTCGCGATTGTTCCGGAGCCGCTGACCTACATCACCCATGCCTTTGTGCATGCCGGCTTCTGGCACCTCGTTTCCAACATGATCTTCCTCTGGGTCTTCGGCGATAATGTCGAGGATGCCATGGGGCATGTCCGCTACCTGATCTTTTATCTCGTTTGCGCCGCCTTCGGCGCGCTTTGCCATGGCTTGCTCGTGTCGGAATCGCAGGCGCCGCTGGTCGGCGCCTCAGGTGCGATCTCAGGGGTGGTTGCTGCCTATGTCGTCCTTCACCCGCGCGTGAAAATCTGGGTGCTGGTCTTCTTCCGCGTTCCGTTGCCGCTTCCTGCCTTCGTGCCGCTGCTGCTTTGGATCGGCCAGCAGTTCTTCATGCTGCTTGTCGATCCGGACGGCAATGTGTCCTGGGGCGCCCATGCCGGCGGCATCGTCGCCGGCGCCGTTCTAGTCTTCTTCATGCGCCGCAAGGGTGTGCCGCTGTTCGACCGCGAGATCGTCACGCCCCGCGCCGTTTTCAGCACGCCGGCTGTGAGGCGGGCGGTCGTCGCCGCTGACGACGGGGCGCCTGGACACTGA
- a CDS encoding electron transfer flavoprotein subunit beta/FixA family protein, with product MKILVPVKRVVDYNVKIRVKPDGTGVELANVKMSMNPFDEISVEEALRLKEAGKAAEVVVVSIGPAKAEETLRTALAMGADRAILVETDETLEPLAVAKILKGVADAEQPGLIIVGKQAIDDDSNQTGQMLAALLGSAQATFASKIEITDGKATVTREVDGGLQTIDIKLPAVVTTDLRLNEPRYASLPNIMKAKKKPLDRQAPSDFGVSTAPRLKVLKTEEPSGRKAGVKVKSVAELVEKLKVEAGVL from the coding sequence ATGAAAATTCTCGTCCCCGTGAAGCGGGTGGTTGATTACAATGTGAAGATCCGCGTCAAGCCGGATGGCACGGGCGTCGAGCTTGCCAACGTCAAGATGTCGATGAACCCGTTCGACGAGATCTCGGTGGAAGAGGCGCTGCGGCTGAAGGAAGCCGGCAAGGCTGCGGAAGTGGTCGTCGTGTCGATCGGTCCGGCCAAGGCCGAAGAGACGCTGAGGACGGCGCTCGCCATGGGTGCCGATCGCGCCATCCTGGTCGAGACCGACGAGACGCTCGAGCCGCTTGCCGTTGCCAAGATCCTCAAGGGCGTGGCAGACGCCGAACAGCCGGGCCTGATCATCGTCGGCAAGCAGGCGATCGACGACGACAGCAACCAGACCGGCCAGATGCTCGCCGCGCTCTTGGGCTCTGCCCAGGCAACCTTCGCCTCGAAGATCGAGATTACCGACGGTAAAGCGACCGTCACCCGCGAAGTCGATGGCGGCCTGCAGACGATCGACATCAAGCTGCCGGCCGTCGTCACCACCGACCTGCGCTTGAACGAACCACGCTATGCTTCGCTGCCGAACATCATGAAGGCGAAGAAGAAGCCGCTCGACAGACAAGCGCCTTCCGACTTCGGCGTTTCCACCGCTCCGCGCCTGAAGGTGCTGAAGACCGAAGAGCCAAGTGGCCGCAAGGCGGGCGTCAAGGTCAAGTCGGTCGCCGAGCTCGTCGAGAAACTCAAAGTCGAAGCCGGCGTCCTCTAA
- a CDS encoding electron transfer flavoprotein subunit alpha/FixB family protein: MAILLLADHDNASLSDQTAKALTAARQIGGDVTVLVAGKGAKAAADAAAKLSGVSKVLLAESDTLANNLAEPLADLIVSLAGSYDTIIAAATSTGKNVAPRVAALLDVAQVSEIIEVVAPDTFKRPIYAGNAIQTVQATDAKKVITVRTASFAVAETSGSAPVEAIPAVSDPGLSTFVKDALSASDRPELTSAKIIISGGRALGSAEKFRQVILPLADKLGAAVGASRAAVDAGYAPNDWQVGQTGKVVAPELYIACGISGAIQHLAGMKDSKVIVAINKDEEAPIFQVADYGLVADLFEALPELQKAL, encoded by the coding sequence ATGGCCATTCTGCTTCTGGCTGACCACGACAATGCAAGCCTTTCCGACCAGACCGCCAAGGCGCTGACCGCTGCTCGCCAGATCGGCGGCGATGTCACCGTGCTGGTTGCCGGCAAGGGTGCCAAGGCTGCCGCCGATGCCGCTGCCAAGCTTTCCGGCGTTTCCAAGGTGCTGCTGGCCGAAAGCGACACGCTTGCCAACAATCTGGCCGAGCCGCTGGCCGACCTGATCGTTTCGCTCGCCGGCAGCTACGACACGATCATTGCGGCTGCGACCTCGACCGGCAAGAACGTCGCTCCGCGCGTTGCAGCCCTTCTCGACGTGGCGCAGGTGTCGGAAATCATCGAAGTCGTCGCGCCCGACACCTTCAAGCGGCCGATCTATGCCGGCAACGCCATCCAGACGGTGCAGGCAACCGACGCCAAGAAGGTCATCACCGTGCGCACCGCCTCCTTCGCTGTTGCCGAGACCAGCGGTTCGGCTCCGGTCGAGGCAATCCCGGCCGTTTCCGATCCGGGTCTTTCGACCTTCGTCAAGGACGCGCTGTCGGCTTCCGACCGCCCGGAGCTGACGTCGGCAAAGATCATCATCTCCGGCGGCCGCGCACTCGGCTCGGCCGAGAAGTTCAGGCAAGTCATCCTGCCGCTCGCCGACAAGCTCGGAGCCGCCGTCGGCGCAAGCCGTGCGGCCGTCGATGCCGGCTATGCGCCGAACGACTGGCAGGTCGGCCAGACCGGCAAGGTCGTCGCCCCTGAACTCTACATCGCCTGCGGCATTTCCGGTGCCATCCAGCACCTTGCCGGCATGAAGGACTCGAAGGTCATCGTCGCCATCAACAAGGACGAGGAGGCCCCGATCTTCCAGGTCGCAGACTACGGCCTCGTCGCCGATCTCTTCGAGGCCCTGCCGGAACTGCAGAAAGCTCTTTAA
- a CDS encoding 3-hydroxybutyryl-CoA dehydrogenase — MSAVLKTIGIVGAGQMGCGIAHVSAAAGYKVQLYDLTQERIESGLATINGNLARQVTSGKMTDEERKATLSRISGSANLNDLAPSDLVIEAATEEEAVKRKIYAQVCPVLKPGALLATNTSSLSITRLASATDRPEHFMGIHFMNPVPVMKLVELVRGIATDEVTFSTAKEFVASLEKTVTVAEDFPAFIVNRILLPMINEAIYTLYEGVGTVDAIDTAMKLGANHPMGPLQLADFIGLDTCLSIMQVLHDGLADSKYRPCPLLVKYVEAGWLGRKSGRGFYDYRGDTPVPTR, encoded by the coding sequence ATGAGTGCGGTGTTGAAAACGATCGGTATTGTCGGCGCGGGCCAGATGGGCTGCGGCATCGCCCATGTTTCAGCAGCTGCGGGCTATAAGGTCCAGCTCTACGACCTGACGCAGGAGCGCATCGAATCCGGTCTCGCGACCATCAATGGCAACCTTGCCCGGCAGGTAACGAGCGGCAAGATGACGGATGAGGAGCGCAAAGCAACTCTTTCCCGCATCTCCGGCTCCGCCAACCTCAATGACCTTGCTCCCTCCGACCTCGTTATCGAGGCGGCAACCGAAGAGGAAGCGGTAAAACGCAAGATCTATGCGCAGGTCTGTCCAGTGCTGAAGCCGGGCGCGCTGCTTGCGACGAACACGTCCTCGCTCTCCATTACCCGCCTGGCATCGGCAACGGACCGGCCTGAGCACTTCATGGGCATTCATTTCATGAACCCCGTCCCGGTGATGAAACTGGTGGAACTGGTGCGCGGCATCGCAACGGACGAGGTTACGTTTTCGACCGCAAAGGAATTTGTCGCCTCGCTGGAAAAGACCGTCACGGTAGCTGAGGATTTTCCGGCCTTCATCGTCAACCGCATCCTGCTGCCGATGATCAATGAGGCGATCTACACGCTCTACGAAGGCGTCGGCACTGTCGATGCCATCGACACGGCGATGAAGCTCGGCGCCAACCACCCGATGGGCCCGCTTCAGCTTGCCGATTTCATCGGCCTCGACACCTGCCTCTCGATCATGCAGGTGCTGCACGACGGCCTAGCCGATTCCAAGTACCGCCCCTGCCCGCTGCTGGTAAAGTATGTCGAAGCCGGCTGGCTCGGCCGCAAGTCCGGCCGCGGCTTCTACGATTATCGCGGCGACACGCCCGTCCCGACGCGGTAG
- a CDS encoding TlpA disulfide reductase family protein, producing MTTRKLFGLPSLKLIAVAAVAGVIAGAAAVYIKEAGYGNAGGETASAECTAAKDLVQKITPLAKGAVAAMVAVNAPRKLTSVAFNGPDGNPVTLENFAGKTVLLNLWATWCVPCREEMPALNALEKEMGSDKFQVVAVNIDTGDEEKPKAFLSEIGVDSLQFYRDNTIGVFNSLKKEGVAFGLPVTLLIDDKGCLVSAMNGPAAWDSGDAKALIQGATGS from the coding sequence ATGACGACAAGAAAGCTGTTCGGGCTGCCATCCTTGAAATTGATCGCGGTAGCCGCCGTCGCAGGCGTAATTGCCGGTGCGGCAGCGGTTTACATTAAGGAGGCCGGGTATGGCAATGCCGGCGGTGAAACGGCCTCTGCCGAATGCACCGCGGCCAAGGATCTCGTCCAGAAGATTACGCCGCTCGCCAAAGGCGCGGTGGCGGCGATGGTTGCTGTCAACGCGCCACGAAAGCTCACGTCCGTCGCCTTCAACGGTCCGGACGGCAATCCGGTGACGCTCGAGAATTTCGCGGGCAAGACCGTGCTTCTCAATCTCTGGGCCACATGGTGCGTGCCCTGCCGCGAGGAAATGCCGGCGCTGAACGCGCTGGAGAAGGAGATGGGCAGTGACAAATTCCAGGTCGTCGCGGTCAATATCGACACTGGAGATGAAGAGAAACCGAAGGCTTTCCTAAGCGAAATCGGCGTCGATTCCCTGCAGTTCTATCGCGACAATACGATCGGCGTCTTCAACAGCCTGAAGAAAGAGGGGGTTGCTTTCGGCCTGCCGGTGACGTTGCTCATCGACGACAAAGGGTGCCTGGTTTCGGCGATGAACGGCCCTGCCGCATGGGATAGCGGCGATGCAAAGGCGCTGATCCAGGGTGCAACAGGGTCTTAG
- the argH gene encoding argininosuccinate lyase yields the protein MADGTKDTKSSNQMWGGRFASGPDAIMEEINASIGFDKKLFAQDIRGSIAHATMLAHQGIISVDDKDKIVHGLSTILSEIESGNFEFSRQLEDIHMNIEARLAALIGQAAGRLHTARSRNDQVALDFRLWVKEELQKTEAMLTNLIAAFLDRAEEHAESVMPGFTHLQTAQPVTFGHHCMAYVEMFGRDRSRVRHAIEHLDESPIGAAALAGTGYPIDRHMTAKALGFREPTRNSIDTVSDRDFAIEFLSIAAICGMHLSRLAEEIVIWSTPQFGFVRLSDAFSTGSSIMPQKKNPDAAELVRAKTGRINGSLIALLTIMKGLPLAYSKDMQEDKEQVFDAAESLELAIAAMTGMVRDMTVNTQRMKAAAGSGYSTATDLADWLVREAGLPFRDAHHVTGRAVALAESKGCDLAELPLADLQSINPAITGKVYDVLTVEASVASRKSFGGTAPSEVRKQIAFWRARN from the coding sequence ATGGCCGACGGCACAAAGGACACCAAATCCTCCAACCAGATGTGGGGCGGACGTTTCGCATCCGGCCCCGACGCGATCATGGAGGAGATAAATGCCTCGATCGGTTTCGACAAGAAGCTCTTTGCCCAGGACATCCGTGGATCGATCGCCCACGCGACGATGCTTGCCCATCAGGGCATCATTTCCGTGGACGATAAGGACAAGATCGTTCACGGACTAAGCACGATCCTGTCAGAAATCGAAAGCGGCAATTTCGAATTCTCCCGCCAGCTCGAAGATATTCACATGAATATCGAAGCCCGCCTTGCCGCGCTGATCGGCCAGGCCGCCGGCCGCCTGCACACCGCCCGTTCACGCAATGACCAGGTAGCGCTCGACTTCCGCCTCTGGGTGAAGGAAGAGCTGCAGAAGACTGAAGCGATGCTGACGAACCTCATCGCAGCCTTCCTCGACCGCGCTGAAGAACATGCCGAAAGCGTCATGCCGGGCTTTACGCACCTGCAGACCGCTCAGCCCGTCACCTTCGGCCACCATTGCATGGCCTATGTCGAAATGTTCGGCCGCGACCGTTCGCGCGTACGCCACGCCATCGAGCATCTGGACGAAAGCCCCATTGGCGCTGCAGCGCTGGCCGGGACCGGCTACCCGATCGACCGCCACATGACGGCAAAGGCGCTCGGCTTCCGGGAACCTACGCGCAACTCGATCGATACCGTCTCCGACCGCGACTTCGCCATCGAGTTCCTGTCGATCGCCGCGATCTGCGGCATGCATCTGTCACGCTTGGCCGAAGAGATCGTCATCTGGTCGACGCCACAATTTGGTTTCGTGCGGCTTTCCGATGCATTTTCGACCGGCTCCTCGATCATGCCACAGAAGAAGAACCCCGACGCCGCCGAACTCGTGCGTGCCAAGACCGGCCGCATCAACGGCTCGCTGATTGCGCTGCTGACGATCATGAAGGGCCTGCCGCTCGCCTATTCCAAGGACATGCAGGAAGACAAGGAACAGGTGTTCGACGCGGCCGAGAGCCTGGAACTTGCGATCGCCGCCATGACCGGCATGGTCCGCGACATGACGGTCAATACGCAGCGCATGAAAGCCGCGGCCGGTTCCGGCTATTCGACGGCCACCGATCTCGCCGACTGGCTGGTGCGCGAGGCGGGACTTCCGTTCCGCGACGCACATCATGTGACCGGCCGTGCCGTGGCGCTTGCCGAAAGCAAGGGCTGCGACCTCGCCGAACTGCCGCTTGCCGATCTCCAGTCCATCAACCCGGCAATCACCGGCAAGGTCTACGACGTCTTGACTGTCGAGGCTTCGGTTGCAAGCCGCAAGAGTTTCGGCGGCACGGCACCCTCCGAAGTGAGGAAGCAGATCGCCTTTTGGCGGGCTCGCAACTGA
- a CDS encoding lipoprotein → MQTSLPHLIRLTVVFAVIGLAVAGCGRKGDLDPPSAMATKEGDVSKPTKQPGAVDRPFLLDPLL, encoded by the coding sequence ATGCAGACCAGCTTGCCGCACCTCATCCGCCTGACGGTTGTCTTTGCCGTCATCGGCCTTGCCGTTGCCGGATGTGGACGCAAAGGCGATCTCGATCCGCCGAGCGCGATGGCAACGAAGGAAGGCGACGTATCGAAGCCGACGAAACAGCCGGGCGCCGTCGACAGGCCATTCCTTCTCGATCCTTTGCTTTGA
- the lysA gene encoding diaminopimelate decarboxylase — translation MNHFEYRDGILYAENVPVPEIAKAVGTPFYCYSTATLERHYRVFAEAFSDIDSMVCYAMKANSNQAVLMTLGKLGAGIDVVSEGELRRALAAGIPASRIMFSGVGKTPREMDFALEAGIYCFNVESEPELEILNQRAVKAGRKAPVSFRINPDVDAKTHSKISTGKKENKFGISWERARAVYAQAAKLPGIEVTGIDMHIGSQITELQPFDDAFKLLRELVDTLRADGHDIHHVDIGGGLGIPYKEDNEPPPLPDAYAAIVKNQLRGLNCKIVTEPGRLIVGNAGILVTEVIYVKDGGEKTFVIVDAAMNDLIRPTLYDAWHEIRPVVISAANAPRIKADIVGPVCETGDYLALDREMAMPKPGDLFAVSSGGAYGAVQAGTYNSRLLVPEVLVKGADFHVIRPRRTYEELIGLDSVPAWIE, via the coding sequence GTGAACCACTTCGAATATCGCGACGGCATCCTTTACGCCGAGAACGTCCCCGTTCCGGAGATCGCCAAGGCCGTCGGCACGCCTTTCTATTGCTATTCGACCGCAACGCTTGAGCGCCACTACCGGGTCTTCGCCGAAGCCTTCAGCGATATCGACTCCATGGTCTGCTATGCGATGAAGGCGAATTCGAACCAGGCTGTGTTGATGACTCTCGGCAAGCTCGGCGCCGGCATCGACGTCGTGTCCGAAGGCGAATTACGCCGCGCGCTTGCTGCCGGCATCCCGGCAAGCCGCATCATGTTCTCCGGCGTCGGCAAGACGCCCCGTGAGATGGACTTCGCGCTCGAGGCCGGCATCTACTGCTTCAATGTCGAATCCGAACCGGAACTCGAAATCCTCAATCAGCGCGCGGTCAAGGCCGGCAGGAAGGCGCCGGTCTCCTTCCGCATCAATCCGGACGTCGATGCGAAGACGCATTCGAAGATCTCGACCGGCAAGAAGGAAAACAAGTTCGGCATTTCCTGGGAACGCGCTCGCGCCGTCTATGCGCAAGCCGCCAAGCTGCCCGGTATCGAAGTCACCGGCATCGACATGCATATCGGCAGCCAGATCACCGAGCTGCAGCCCTTCGACGATGCCTTCAAGCTGTTGCGCGAACTGGTCGACACCCTGCGTGCCGACGGCCACGACATCCACCATGTCGATATTGGCGGCGGCCTCGGCATTCCTTACAAGGAAGACAACGAGCCGCCGCCGCTGCCGGATGCCTACGCGGCCATCGTCAAGAACCAGCTCCGCGGGCTGAACTGCAAGATCGTGACTGAACCGGGCCGCCTGATCGTCGGCAACGCCGGCATTCTCGTTACCGAAGTTATCTATGTAAAGGACGGTGGCGAAAAGACCTTCGTCATTGTCGATGCGGCAATGAACGATCTGATCCGCCCGACGCTTTACGACGCCTGGCACGAAATCCGGCCCGTCGTGATCTCGGCGGCAAATGCTCCGCGCATCAAGGCCGATATCGTGGGGCCGGTTTGCGAGACCGGGGACTATCTGGCGCTCGATCGAGAGATGGCGATGCCGAAGCCGGGCGATCTCTTTGCGGTCAGTTCCGGCGGCGCCTATGGCGCAGTGCAGGCAGGCACCTACAACAGCCGCCTGCTGGTGCCAGAAGTTCTGGTGAAGGGCGCCGATTTCCATGTAATTCGGCCTCGCCGAACCTATGAAGAACTGATCGGCCTCGACTCCGTACCTGCCTGGATCGAGTGA
- a CDS encoding TIGR02302 family protein, producing MAETGLTNSPRRQRHGTYALRPSLARLVAVKRFFARLVLVSEQVLPPLVPVLSVVAFYLAASWFGLFRSVPDFMRVGLLIAFAIAFLAALIPFRNLRWPNTAEADHLLEERNGLPHQPVTVQEDEPAFDTPFAKALWREHQTRMAKTIAALDTGFPRPDIATHDRFALRAIPALLLVTAFGYSLSTNGGSITDALQPPVAPAATDPAVRIDAWVTPPSYTSRAPVYLTATGTEQAINIPQFSNLTVRVSGGQTDEKVVFRKESGEVREIAAEAKANQQPGAAPQAKPQTPATPALAAQTHLMKLEENGALLVNGRRWNFNVIPDKAPEIAFDGLPKPSVNGALEIGFTVKDDYGVQEARAEILPAQSDPEAKPLYPLPDFRLDIPRRNARDAKAVTSKNLTEHPLAGKRVRVTLVAKDAAGQTGRSPPHEMTLPSRPFNEPLAAAVAEERQVFALDTRKMPEAIALNEALTIRPEETIPRLTNYLLLQSAHTRMKLAKGDEQLKDTADYLWDIAIGMEDGDLSLAERNLRNAQQNLADALQRNAPDPEIKKLMDELRKAMNEYMKELAQRMQNAPMQPNQNAQNVIRQQDLERMMDQIENLARSGNRDAAQQMLSELQRMMNNLQAGRPQQGQQQQGDNSQMRQQMDKLGQILRDQQKLMEQTFKLDQQLKDRMQRGDPNMGMNDPLLDQMMPGQDGQPQDQQQGQNGEQGQSPSEQMTEEQLRDALKQLRAQQDALGKQLGELQKGLGEMGMKPGPAFGQAQREMEGAGRELGQGRGEPALQGQGRALEALRQGARDMMNQMMQAQQGQQGQGPQGQVGQGNQNGRDPLGRPRRAEGPDFGEQVKVPDEIDVQRAREILDAIREKLGNNPPQEMERRYLERLLDIQ from the coding sequence ATGGCGGAGACCGGATTGACGAACAGCCCCCGCAGGCAAAGACATGGCACGTATGCCCTTCGGCCCTCTCTCGCGAGGCTCGTAGCGGTAAAGCGGTTCTTTGCGCGCCTGGTACTTGTATCCGAGCAGGTCCTGCCACCGCTTGTCCCGGTTCTTTCCGTCGTTGCCTTCTATCTGGCAGCGTCCTGGTTCGGCCTCTTCCGCTCCGTTCCTGACTTCATGCGTGTCGGGCTGCTGATTGCCTTCGCCATCGCCTTCCTCGCCGCGCTCATCCCATTTCGCAATCTCCGCTGGCCCAATACCGCCGAAGCCGACCACCTGCTCGAGGAGCGCAACGGCCTACCGCATCAGCCGGTGACGGTGCAGGAAGATGAACCGGCCTTCGACACGCCCTTCGCAAAGGCGCTTTGGCGCGAACATCAGACGCGGATGGCGAAGACGATAGCAGCCCTCGACACTGGCTTCCCCCGCCCGGACATCGCAACCCACGACCGTTTCGCGCTGCGTGCCATCCCGGCCCTCCTTCTCGTCACGGCCTTCGGTTACTCGCTTTCGACCAACGGCGGCTCAATCACCGACGCGCTGCAGCCACCCGTCGCGCCGGCAGCGACCGATCCGGCTGTGCGTATCGACGCATGGGTCACCCCGCCCTCCTATACCAGCCGCGCTCCAGTCTATCTGACGGCAACCGGCACTGAGCAGGCGATCAACATTCCGCAGTTCTCGAACCTGACCGTTCGCGTCAGCGGCGGGCAGACGGACGAAAAGGTCGTATTCAGGAAAGAGAGCGGCGAGGTGCGGGAAATCGCAGCCGAGGCAAAGGCAAATCAGCAGCCTGGTGCTGCACCGCAGGCGAAGCCACAGACTCCTGCCACGCCAGCACTTGCCGCACAGACACATTTGATGAAGCTTGAGGAAAACGGTGCGCTGCTCGTCAATGGCCGCAGGTGGAACTTCAATGTCATTCCCGACAAGGCACCCGAGATTGCTTTCGACGGATTGCCCAAACCCAGCGTAAACGGCGCGCTGGAAATCGGCTTCACGGTAAAGGATGATTACGGCGTGCAGGAAGCGCGTGCGGAAATCCTGCCGGCCCAATCCGATCCGGAGGCAAAGCCGCTTTATCCACTCCCCGATTTCCGGCTCGACATTCCGCGCCGCAACGCGCGTGATGCCAAGGCCGTGACCAGCAAAAACCTGACCGAACACCCGCTGGCCGGAAAGCGCGTACGCGTTACGCTGGTTGCCAAGGATGCGGCCGGCCAGACCGGCCGGAGCCCGCCGCATGAAATGACGCTGCCGTCACGGCCGTTCAACGAACCGCTGGCCGCAGCCGTTGCGGAAGAACGCCAGGTTTTCGCACTCGATACCCGCAAGATGCCGGAAGCGATCGCTCTCAACGAGGCGCTGACGATCCGTCCTGAAGAAACGATTCCTAGGCTCACCAACTATCTGCTGCTGCAATCGGCGCACACGCGCATGAAGCTCGCCAAGGGCGACGAGCAGTTGAAGGATACGGCCGACTATCTCTGGGATATCGCGATCGGCATGGAGGACGGCGACCTTTCGCTTGCGGAACGCAACCTGCGCAACGCCCAGCAGAATCTCGCCGACGCGCTTCAGCGCAATGCGCCGGACCCGGAGATCAAGAAGCTCATGGACGAGCTTCGCAAGGCGATGAACGAATACATGAAGGAACTGGCTCAGCGCATGCAGAATGCGCCGATGCAGCCGAATCAGAACGCGCAGAACGTCATCCGCCAGCAGGATCTGGAGCGCATGATGGACCAGATCGAGAATCTGGCCCGTTCAGGCAACCGCGATGCCGCTCAGCAGATGCTTTCAGAATTGCAGCGCATGATGAACAACCTGCAGGCAGGCAGGCCGCAACAGGGCCAGCAACAGCAGGGCGACAACAGCCAGATGCGCCAGCAGATGGACAAGCTTGGCCAGATCCTCCGCGACCAGCAGAAGCTGATGGAGCAGACCTTCAAGCTGGACCAACAGTTGAAGGACCGTATGCAGCGCGGCGACCCGAATATGGGTATGAACGATCCGCTGCTTGACCAGATGATGCCAGGCCAGGATGGCCAGCCGCAGGATCAGCAGCAGGGGCAGAACGGCGAACAGGGGCAGTCACCGTCGGAGCAGATGACTGAGGAGCAATTGCGCGACGCGTTGAAACAGCTCCGAGCACAGCAGGATGCGCTTGGCAAGCAGCTCGGCGAACTGCAGAAGGGCCTTGGCGAGATGGGTATGAAGCCCGGCCCGGCCTTTGGTCAGGCACAGCGCGAAATGGAAGGTGCCGGGCGCGAACTCGGCCAGGGCCGCGGCGAACCGGCCCTCCAGGGCCAGGGCCGCGCGCTGGAAGCGTTGCGCCAGGGCGCCCGGGACATGATGAACCAGATGATGCAGGCGCAACAGGGCCAGCAAGGCCAAGGGCCACAAGGTCAGGTTGGCCAGGGCAACCAGAACGGCCGCGATCCGCTCGGTCGTCCGCGTCGCGCAGAGGGTCCCGATTTCGGCGAGCAAGTGAAGGTACCCGACGAAATCGACGTGCAGCGCGCACGCGAAATTCTCGATGCGATCCGCGAAAAGCTCGGCAACAACCCGCCGCAGGAGATGGAGCGGCGCTATCTGGAACGGCTGCTGGATATTCAGTAG
- a CDS encoding response regulator: MAKILITEDEDSLRSFVARALRLDGHETDEAADGAEGLEKLKDGIYDLLLSDIRMPVMDGIELAHQAKSAFPALKILLMTGYAEQRERADDLAEKIVDVVSKPFALPDIRKAVARALAA; this comes from the coding sequence ATGGCAAAAATTCTGATCACGGAAGACGAAGATTCGCTTCGCTCTTTCGTCGCCCGGGCCTTGCGCCTTGACGGTCATGAGACCGACGAAGCCGCCGATGGCGCCGAGGGACTGGAGAAGCTGAAGGACGGGATCTACGATCTACTGCTTTCGGATATCCGCATGCCGGTCATGGACGGCATCGAGCTTGCGCATCAGGCGAAATCCGCCTTTCCGGCGCTCAAAATCCTGCTGATGACGGGCTATGCCGAGCAGCGCGAACGGGCCGATGACCTTGCAGAAAAGATCGTCGACGTCGTGTCGAAGCCGTTTGCACTTCCAGACATCCGAAAAGCGGTTGCCCGGGCGCTGGCTGCGTGA